A genomic region of Photobacterium swingsii contains the following coding sequences:
- a CDS encoding 5-oxoprolinase subunit C family protein → MATVTVLNAGMYTLIQDCGRFGVSDVGLSQGGAADLHSYCWANYLLANEVNAPQLEIIFGQLSLTTDADICCVLTGADCRAVISCNSEPDKTVASWQTFVLQQGETLRLGYPRTGLRTYLAVKGGFKVLPVQGSVSTVVRNQLGGLLQQTEQALKQGLPIAAGDQLAVAEHAPQEGVDKPFSPLAAPSRCIPDYSQETVLRVIESYQVGTFSSAFKTDFFNNDYTVSPNSDRMGCRFDGNPIVEQVESIISEGIAYGAIQIPPDGLPIVMMNDRQTLGGYPKIGCVARVDMAKLAQSPPGKKVMFQRGDVNLLTQEWQQFSRFFGLSF, encoded by the coding sequence ATGGCAACAGTAACTGTACTTAATGCTGGCATGTATACCTTGATTCAAGACTGCGGGCGGTTTGGCGTGTCAGATGTCGGGTTAAGCCAAGGTGGCGCGGCGGATCTGCATAGCTATTGTTGGGCAAATTATCTGTTAGCGAATGAGGTTAATGCACCTCAACTGGAAATCATTTTTGGTCAACTGAGTCTGACAACAGATGCCGATATTTGTTGTGTATTAACTGGGGCTGATTGTCGTGCGGTTATTAGCTGCAATTCAGAACCAGATAAAACCGTAGCGTCTTGGCAGACCTTTGTTTTACAGCAAGGTGAAACGCTCCGTTTAGGGTACCCTCGCACGGGTTTACGAACATATCTCGCCGTAAAAGGTGGGTTCAAGGTATTGCCAGTGCAGGGCAGCGTTTCTACTGTGGTGCGCAATCAACTTGGCGGGTTATTGCAGCAGACTGAACAAGCACTTAAGCAAGGTTTACCTATTGCGGCAGGTGATCAATTAGCGGTTGCTGAGCATGCGCCACAAGAGGGAGTAGACAAGCCATTTTCACCGTTAGCGGCACCGAGTCGTTGTATTCCTGACTACAGCCAAGAGACTGTTTTACGGGTGATTGAATCGTACCAAGTGGGCACTTTTTCATCGGCATTTAAAACTGACTTTTTCAATAATGATTACACTGTCAGTCCTAATAGTGATCGTATGGGGTGCCGCTTCGATGGCAATCCTATCGTCGAGCAAGTAGAGAGTATTATCTCGGAAGGGATCGCTTATGGCGCAATACAAATTCCGCCAGATGGCTTACCCATAGTGATGATGAACGACAGGCAGACACTCGGAGGTTATCCGAAAATAGGTTGTGTAGCACGTGTAGATATGGCTAAACTGGCTCAATCACCACCGGGAAAAAAGGTGATGTTTCAGCGGGGGGATGTCAACTTGTTAACCCAAGAATGGCAACAGTTTTCGCGCTTTTTTGGTCTGTCTTTTTAG
- a CDS encoding TonB-dependent receptor plug domain-containing protein, producing MVITARLSFLFSLLVLSPSMAFAHSDKQPSDLNTLISLSLDELPNIESTVTSAAKKSQNIAEVPAAIYVISSEQIIRSGARSVADALALAPGVTVNKISEYNWQVSIRGLNEVLFNKALVMVDGRSVFSPLMSGTFWHTVDMVMSDIDRIEILRGTAGTMWGGNAANGVINIITKSSKETLGQHLEIATGEHSYQEVSYRHGFSMSENTTARIFVKGVKSDYYYDNDDPWQTYRGGFRSDYQQDNNAVTVQFGGYHNVSEHYWENYDLASIPPKVTPTQLADYSRGAYLSLDWVQSNDKTDYELHAWADSNSKVEPSSTGEFSTVNIDGLVRKRLTTSHELTTGGGIRFIHRDVAPYTEDYYATLEPIGRYSNDPVNTDAIYNLFGQLESQISDNVTTTLGVKVEHFSLNHSTEIQPQARIMYQYSPQQQFWAGIGRAVVTPASVESLTDGYALGKVIAPDHDNSGTYRYYDGIFFTMGNPNMKNESVVTVDAGHRIALTSELNIDSTVFFSNYQHLRMLETDQNPWVCAYGKCNDGTTMPNNLFVHQTEFGDRLNANSYGFEAAVRWQPTANYTLNTSYSFINTKAYCSGNELCSDEATSGAKVTYNHQPSHYVSIHSLWSINAGWQFDVWFKHKSSVNSDIIYGDGSKPFSAPEVTTVDVRLAWQAKPTWPKVELIIDALSKAPYSDAPNKAQIEETAYLRSSWDF from the coding sequence GTGGTTATTACGGCACGTTTATCTTTCCTATTCTCCCTACTTGTTTTATCTCCAAGCATGGCTTTCGCACATTCGGATAAACAGCCGTCAGATCTCAATACGCTTATATCATTAAGCCTTGATGAATTGCCAAATATCGAATCAACCGTCACTTCAGCAGCAAAAAAGAGCCAAAATATTGCTGAAGTACCTGCCGCTATTTATGTCATTTCTAGTGAACAAATTATACGTAGTGGAGCACGCTCTGTAGCCGATGCACTTGCGCTTGCCCCCGGCGTGACGGTCAACAAGATCAGTGAGTATAACTGGCAAGTTTCTATACGCGGGCTCAACGAAGTACTGTTTAACAAAGCGCTTGTTATGGTTGATGGGCGTAGTGTTTTTAGCCCATTAATGTCAGGGACTTTCTGGCATACGGTCGATATGGTGATGTCAGATATAGACCGAATCGAAATACTGCGTGGTACTGCTGGAACCATGTGGGGCGGTAATGCCGCTAATGGCGTGATCAATATCATCACTAAAAGCAGCAAAGAAACTTTGGGGCAGCATCTCGAAATAGCCACAGGCGAGCATAGCTATCAAGAAGTCAGCTACCGACATGGCTTTTCAATGAGTGAAAATACCACAGCGCGTATTTTTGTTAAGGGGGTAAAATCTGACTATTACTATGACAATGATGATCCGTGGCAAACCTACCGTGGTGGCTTTCGTTCTGACTACCAACAAGATAATAACGCCGTAACAGTCCAATTTGGTGGCTATCATAATGTTTCTGAGCATTACTGGGAAAACTATGACTTGGCATCAATACCACCCAAAGTCACCCCAACTCAGCTAGCCGATTATTCTCGCGGCGCTTACCTTAGCCTCGATTGGGTACAGAGCAATGATAAGACTGATTATGAACTGCATGCATGGGCTGACAGTAACTCTAAAGTAGAACCCTCTTCCACAGGCGAGTTCTCAACCGTCAATATTGATGGATTAGTGCGTAAACGTCTAACAACGTCGCATGAATTAACGACAGGAGGCGGCATTCGTTTTATACACCGCGATGTAGCCCCTTACACTGAAGATTATTACGCAACCTTAGAGCCTATCGGACGATACAGTAACGACCCCGTCAATACTGATGCTATTTATAACCTATTTGGTCAACTCGAAAGCCAAATCAGTGATAATGTCACAACAACTTTAGGGGTCAAAGTTGAGCACTTTAGTCTAAATCATTCGACTGAAATTCAACCTCAAGCTCGGATTATGTACCAGTACTCACCACAGCAGCAATTTTGGGCTGGTATCGGCCGTGCTGTAGTCACCCCAGCCAGCGTTGAATCCCTCACCGATGGCTATGCCTTAGGTAAAGTGATTGCCCCTGATCATGATAATTCAGGTACTTACCGTTATTACGACGGTATTTTCTTCACCATGGGTAATCCAAATATGAAGAATGAATCTGTGGTTACCGTCGATGCAGGCCACCGTATTGCATTAACTTCAGAATTAAATATCGACAGCACTGTTTTTTTTAGTAATTATCAGCACTTAAGAATGCTAGAAACAGACCAAAACCCTTGGGTTTGTGCGTATGGTAAATGCAATGATGGTACAACAATGCCAAACAACCTTTTCGTTCACCAAACAGAGTTCGGTGATCGATTAAATGCAAACAGCTACGGATTTGAAGCTGCCGTTCGCTGGCAGCCTACTGCTAACTACACCTTAAACACCAGCTATAGTTTTATTAATACCAAGGCTTATTGTAGTGGCAACGAACTATGTAGTGATGAAGCCACCAGTGGTGCAAAAGTAACTTACAATCATCAACCTTCACATTATGTTTCGATTCACTCCTTATGGAGTATTAATGCTGGGTGGCAATTCGATGTATGGTTTAAACATAAATCAAGTGTAAATTCCGACATTATATACGGTGATGGTTCTAAACCCTTCTCCGCACCCGAGGTGACAACGGTTGATGTTAGATTGGCCTGGCAAGCAAAGCCAACATGGCCGAAAGTTGAATTGATTATTGATGCCTTAAGTAAAGCCCCCTACTCTGATGCCCCCAACAAAGCTCAGATAGAGGAAACCGCATACTTACGCAGCTCATGGGACTTTTGA
- a CDS encoding DUF3108 domain-containing protein: MRFFIVFILIITPFYSAQAMPLPEFHQCNKTLTYQLYFSGLKVGTLSRHVHWRGNQAKVYAYGNADVLVTSSKYKNQSEMTWSEAHQSFITKSFEQNISGLLSRKATGIFSANGQQSTITKNGETTEYDDPEFPLLDGDTLGAQLRLLLIQGKTKFDFKMQSTSKVSHYFFEVLGTEKLATRYGEVETIKVRQAEVDDRQIDMWFAPSLDYQLVKAKYKRNILNLEAEILSMKKECPPTLSAKN; encoded by the coding sequence TTGCGTTTTTTTATCGTATTTATTTTGATCATTACTCCTTTTTATTCAGCGCAAGCAATGCCATTGCCTGAGTTTCATCAGTGTAATAAAACACTCACTTACCAACTGTACTTTAGTGGGCTTAAAGTCGGCACACTGTCTCGCCATGTCCACTGGCGAGGTAATCAAGCCAAGGTCTATGCTTACGGCAACGCAGACGTTTTAGTAACATCAAGCAAATATAAGAACCAGAGTGAAATGACTTGGTCCGAGGCCCATCAATCCTTCATTACTAAATCTTTTGAACAAAATATTTCAGGGCTTCTTTCACGCAAAGCCACTGGCATTTTTAGCGCAAACGGCCAGCAATCCACCATCACAAAAAACGGGGAAACGACAGAGTACGATGATCCTGAGTTCCCGCTACTCGATGGCGATACGCTGGGGGCGCAATTGCGTTTATTGCTAATCCAAGGCAAGACTAAATTTGATTTTAAAATGCAGAGTACCAGCAAAGTGAGTCATTACTTCTTCGAAGTATTAGGCACAGAAAAGCTAGCTACACGTTATGGAGAAGTCGAAACAATAAAGGTAAGGCAAGCCGAAGTCGATGATAGACAAATAGATATGTGGTTTGCACCAAGCCTCGACTATCAATTGGTAAAAGCCAAGTACAAACGCAATATCTTAAATCTCGAAGCGGAAATACTCAGCATGAAAAAAGAGTGCCCACCGACACTGTCAGCCAAAAATTAA
- a CDS encoding DUF2947 domain-containing protein, with translation MNYVELDSYTRKWIFTHASMPVPEGDLALIRPFTQARSSDIWRDHISRQSPDADHFEKDDWAANEAMWSEPVEWQDAWDSDEPELPQEILDFIDWEDNTTVFFCYEKYNLIETKWGVFKRNWKNFLFFDDGPMLIGRKKTQTIWFQSNGSCTLGHREK, from the coding sequence ATGAACTACGTAGAATTAGATAGTTATACCCGTAAGTGGATCTTCACGCACGCCTCTATGCCTGTGCCTGAAGGGGATCTCGCGTTAATCCGTCCTTTTACCCAAGCACGATCTTCAGATATTTGGCGTGATCATATTAGTCGCCAAAGCCCTGATGCCGATCATTTCGAAAAGGATGATTGGGCAGCGAATGAAGCCATGTGGTCAGAACCTGTTGAATGGCAAGACGCATGGGATAGCGACGAGCCTGAGTTGCCGCAAGAGATCTTGGATTTCATTGATTGGGAAGATAACACCACCGTCTTTTTCTGTTACGAGAAGTATAACTTGATTGAAACCAAGTGGGGTGTTTTCAAGCGTAACTGGAAAAACTTCTTATTCTTTGATGATGGCCCTATGCTTATTGGCCGTAAGAAAACACAGACTATTTGGTTCCAATCAAATGGCTCTTGTACGTTAGGTCATCGTGAAAAGTAA
- a CDS encoding YfiR family protein: protein MWHSHHALYRFISQAFKHPVHTMLFFISSLLVNGESRADQSSAYDDYQIKAVYIYRFASFIRWPQAPDHQIQYCAYGADNISQTLHQLVLNDLSANKRLVFHYIDNLSQAGHCELVYISPSQFPISHDIPQLSGVLTISSYPDFIDYGGMIELRTDKKRIRPIIALDIIKQANMAISSQLLRIAIIENSLAVTSDKGPPSKEKALIPRGRYASLDQ, encoded by the coding sequence ATGTGGCATTCTCATCACGCACTGTATCGTTTTATTTCTCAAGCGTTTAAACACCCAGTGCATACGATGCTATTTTTTATATCCAGCTTGCTTGTCAATGGCGAGAGCCGAGCCGATCAAAGTAGCGCCTATGATGACTACCAAATTAAAGCCGTTTACATCTATCGCTTTGCGAGTTTTATTCGCTGGCCACAAGCACCTGATCACCAAATCCAGTACTGTGCTTATGGCGCCGATAACATCAGCCAAACACTACACCAGCTGGTATTAAACGATCTGAGCGCCAATAAACGGTTGGTGTTCCACTACATAGATAACCTGTCTCAAGCGGGTCATTGCGAACTGGTCTATATTAGTCCATCACAGTTTCCTATCAGCCACGATATACCTCAGCTATCAGGTGTGCTGACCATCAGCAGCTACCCTGACTTTATTGATTACGGTGGCATGATAGAGCTACGAACAGATAAAAAGCGTATTAGACCCATCATAGCGCTTGATATCATCAAGCAGGCAAATATGGCAATCAGTTCGCAATTATTGCGCATTGCCATTATCGAAAATAGCCTGGCCGTAACGTCAGATAAAGGCCCCCCATCAAAAGAGAAAGCATTAATTCCACGAGGTCGCTATGCGTCGCTGGATCAATAG
- a CDS encoding NAD-dependent succinate-semialdehyde dehydrogenase, translated as MKQVNLQQHAIFKQQVYVAGEWCDADSHAKTPVYNPADESILGYVPECGASETRHAIDAAEIASKSWRKTTAKEKALILRRWFDLIQQNTDALAEILTAEQGKPLAEAKGEIAYAASFIEWYAEQAKRIQGEIIPSHKSDARILVSHEAIGVVGAITPWNFPAAMITRKCGPAFAAGCSVVLKPAPDTPFTALALAALAEQAGLPKGLFSVVTGDAVAIGSELTSNKKVRKISFTGSTAVGKLLMAQSAATVKKMSLELGGNAPFIVFEDADLEKALAGYMVAKFRNAGQTCVCANRLYVHEKVYDKFMNMLVDKVSSLVMGNGFIDGVTIGPMINHAAVQKVESHIDDALAKGATLLYGSEDKSSTHFVQPAVIRDVSDEMLVATEETFGPLAAAFSFSDDDDVIARANNTDSGLAAYIYTQSLSKAFRMSEALEYGMVGVNEGLISTELAPFGGIKESGLGREGAAQGIDEYLETKYTLMGGL; from the coding sequence GTGAAACAAGTAAATCTACAACAGCATGCCATATTTAAACAGCAAGTTTATGTGGCTGGTGAATGGTGTGATGCCGACTCACATGCCAAAACGCCTGTTTATAACCCTGCAGATGAAAGCATACTTGGTTATGTGCCTGAGTGTGGCGCAAGTGAAACGCGACATGCCATTGATGCCGCTGAGATTGCGTCTAAGTCATGGAGAAAAACGACGGCAAAAGAAAAGGCGTTAATCCTACGTCGTTGGTTTGACTTGATCCAACAGAATACTGATGCTTTAGCTGAGATTTTAACTGCAGAGCAAGGTAAACCGCTGGCTGAAGCAAAAGGTGAAATAGCCTATGCAGCTAGCTTTATTGAGTGGTATGCCGAACAAGCTAAGCGAATTCAAGGGGAAATTATCCCCAGCCATAAGTCTGATGCGCGGATTTTAGTGAGTCATGAGGCTATAGGTGTCGTTGGGGCGATCACACCGTGGAATTTCCCAGCGGCGATGATTACACGCAAATGTGGACCTGCTTTTGCTGCTGGCTGTAGCGTGGTCTTAAAACCTGCACCAGACACCCCTTTTACGGCATTAGCCTTGGCTGCGTTAGCTGAGCAGGCCGGATTACCCAAAGGCTTATTTAGTGTGGTAACTGGCGATGCTGTCGCAATAGGCAGTGAGTTAACCAGCAATAAAAAAGTACGCAAAATATCCTTTACGGGCTCAACGGCAGTAGGCAAGTTGCTTATGGCACAATCAGCGGCAACAGTGAAAAAAATGTCGTTAGAGCTCGGTGGTAATGCCCCATTTATTGTATTTGAAGATGCCGATTTAGAAAAAGCGTTAGCGGGCTATATGGTGGCTAAATTCCGCAACGCAGGGCAAACTTGTGTTTGTGCTAATCGCTTGTATGTACATGAAAAGGTCTACGATAAATTCATGAATATGCTGGTGGACAAAGTGTCATCGCTTGTTATGGGAAATGGCTTTATTGATGGGGTGACGATTGGTCCTATGATCAATCACGCTGCAGTGCAAAAAGTGGAATCACATATTGATGACGCTTTAGCCAAAGGAGCAACCTTGTTATATGGCAGTGAAGACAAGTCATCGACACATTTTGTGCAGCCAGCTGTTATTCGTGATGTGAGCGATGAGATGTTAGTGGCAACGGAAGAAACTTTCGGCCCTTTAGCCGCCGCTTTTTCCTTTAGTGATGACGACGATGTTATTGCCCGTGCAAACAACACTGATTCAGGCTTGGCCGCTTATATTTACACCCAGTCCTTATCAAAAGCATTCCGCATGAGCGAAGCCTTGGAATACGGCATGGTCGGCGTGAACGAAGGGCTCATTTCAACTGAACTCGCTCCGTTTGGTGGTATTAAAGAGTCAGGCCTTGGCCGTGAAGGTGCAGCTCAAGGTATTGATGAATATTTAGAAACCAAGTACACCTTGATGGGGGGCT
- a CDS encoding pirin family protein, with protein MAAKTRTIKKIRYGLKSGSMTAYIQSGDIKELNPFALWDHYQAKNVCQPVGLDFHGHSGINTLTYPICGNLRHVDSTGSQTLLAPGDVQMMLAGNGVIHKDTLKPIDGLVETFALWVLLPATNGEMSDATSFKFTASDLPLVEKNDVVAKVLIGEIDNIKSPITSPSPVLVLDIAIAPYSQWEMLPNKKLSSGFVFVHSGKAFISNTEVNKNQMAIFTPSEDKIEIRTSYYGCRLLLAIGEPLEQPIIATSTSVHSSITHQQHSALHIKQLLKKVES; from the coding sequence ATGGCAGCAAAAACAAGAACAATCAAAAAAATTCGCTACGGTCTGAAATCAGGATCTATGACAGCCTACATACAAAGTGGCGATATAAAAGAACTCAATCCGTTTGCCTTGTGGGATCATTATCAGGCTAAAAATGTCTGCCAACCCGTTGGGTTAGATTTTCACGGCCACTCAGGCATCAATACCCTGACCTATCCAATCTGTGGCAACTTACGCCATGTAGACTCTACAGGGAGCCAAACTCTACTTGCGCCTGGAGATGTTCAAATGATGCTGGCGGGTAATGGCGTCATACACAAAGATACCTTAAAGCCAATAGATGGACTTGTTGAAACCTTTGCTCTGTGGGTTTTACTCCCTGCAACAAACGGTGAAATGTCTGATGCAACCAGCTTTAAATTCACCGCAAGTGACCTACCGCTTGTCGAAAAAAATGACGTAGTGGCAAAAGTCCTCATTGGCGAAATTGATAATATAAAAAGCCCAATCACATCACCCTCACCTGTACTAGTGCTCGACATTGCTATCGCTCCTTATAGTCAATGGGAGATGCTGCCAAATAAAAAACTCAGCTCAGGGTTTGTGTTTGTACATTCAGGAAAGGCTTTTATCAGTAACACTGAAGTAAACAAAAACCAAATGGCAATATTCACGCCCTCTGAAGACAAAATTGAAATTAGAACCAGCTATTACGGCTGTCGCCTTTTGCTCGCAATTGGCGAACCTCTTGAACAGCCGATTATTGCAACTTCCACGTCTGTTCACTCATCCATTACTCACCAGCAACACTCAGCGTTACATATCAAACAATTATTAAAAAAAGTCGAAAGTTAA
- the pxpB gene encoding 5-oxoprolinase subunit PxpB, which yields MIRIERTAETALMVYLGDKIDVELTADIARYVHKIKQVLPSAFVEITPSYCSLLLQLHPAYCTEFELARIITQLQQIYKECGFEADVSARASLSAHNHIKSGKQVVLPVYYNVSVGPDLDTVAKHAQVSIDEVIRLHSQQRYTVCAIGFAPGFAFLASVDARIATPRLVTPRHRVPAGSLGIANEQTAIYPADSPGGWQIIGNCPQPLFDPNAEPMSPFEIGDEVQFESIDRATYLELGGVLWQQ from the coding sequence ATGATACGGATTGAACGCACCGCTGAAACAGCCTTAATGGTGTATTTAGGTGACAAGATTGATGTTGAGTTAACCGCTGATATTGCGCGTTATGTACATAAAATTAAGCAAGTACTCCCGTCTGCATTCGTTGAGATCACGCCGTCATATTGTTCACTTTTATTACAACTACATCCGGCATACTGTACCGAGTTTGAACTAGCTCGAATTATTACTCAGTTACAGCAGATCTACAAAGAGTGTGGCTTTGAAGCTGATGTAAGTGCACGAGCAAGTCTATCGGCACATAATCACATTAAGTCAGGGAAACAAGTCGTGTTGCCTGTGTATTACAATGTGAGCGTAGGGCCTGATTTGGACACGGTCGCTAAGCATGCTCAGGTGAGCATTGATGAAGTGATCCGTTTACATAGCCAGCAACGCTATACGGTTTGTGCTATTGGATTTGCCCCCGGTTTCGCGTTTTTAGCTTCTGTTGATGCGCGTATCGCGACACCAAGGTTAGTAACCCCTCGGCATCGTGTTCCTGCGGGCAGCTTAGGGATTGCAAATGAGCAAACGGCTATTTACCCCGCAGACTCGCCCGGTGGTTGGCAGATCATTGGAAACTGCCCACAACCTTTGTTTGATCCGAATGCAGAACCTATGTCGCCTTTTGAAATCGGTGATGAAGTGCAGTTTGAGTCGATAGATCGTGCGACATATCTCGAATTAGGAGGAGTGTTATGGCAACAGTAA
- a CDS encoding diguanylate cyclase domain-containing protein yields the protein MRRWINSLSLGQRMSLPIMGFILLVFLSFQVITYQTFIKKERASLVSRIEILAQGVGMNLTAAILFDDRIAAQEILSSFKAEHSIALVELNDGKLLAQYSSQNVDYVAPTEQQRIITKQQGFHFGNSMLYLDVPIAYADKSEASLFIAVSLEQLHQLQITQLQYSLFLFLLYLVVCGYIVNRLQAWVTKPIAELNKAMRSIVNDDKKHQFTPKVTTNDELGELANCFNDMQVKLQERDVKIRTTLQQFSQEKVFAEEVVATVQHALLVIDESATITLANDACFDVLGVPQRSAVKQNFIQLLRPQQPERFKHQLTSVLSNKQHFNHYVVKCHSPQTQTERTLQIVSRPLYHQKKFLFAIEDITKQHLAQKQQRLAANVFDSSQDAIIVLSQSGIIEMVNPAFENLIGFEPNEVIGKHFHSLLDMASYRLIENHIRNHLNERNLWQGEYHQLRRDGSTIPLLLRVHRLTDPQSGESQVAIVASDLRSIKENERLERLATHDSLTNLPNRSKLHTQIQTLLTHQQQSKDIFAVLFIDLDGFKTINDNYGHDVGDSVLKIVAARMSRTIRQTDMVGRLSGDEFITVINHVVDASKVEQTSERILHKLHQPISLDENIIEVGASIGCYYVHPGEYQNVDDILRRADKAMYEAKRTGKGKVVIFNPLATVSTIKTKQPR from the coding sequence ATGCGTCGCTGGATCAATAGCCTTTCACTGGGGCAAAGGATGTCGCTCCCTATCATGGGTTTCATCTTGTTGGTTTTTTTAAGTTTTCAGGTTATTACTTACCAAACATTCATTAAAAAAGAACGAGCCAGCCTCGTTAGCCGCATAGAAATCCTGGCTCAAGGTGTGGGAATGAATCTAACGGCTGCAATTCTTTTTGATGACAGAATTGCAGCACAAGAAATACTGTCATCATTCAAGGCTGAGCATTCAATCGCTTTAGTCGAATTAAATGATGGCAAGCTACTGGCACAATATAGTAGCCAAAATGTTGATTACGTTGCCCCTACAGAGCAGCAGCGCATTATCACTAAGCAGCAAGGCTTCCATTTTGGCAACTCTATGCTATATCTCGACGTCCCTATCGCCTATGCAGACAAAAGCGAAGCAAGCCTTTTTATAGCTGTATCTTTAGAACAACTACACCAACTGCAAATCACTCAATTACAATACAGTTTATTCCTTTTCCTTTTGTATCTCGTCGTATGTGGCTACATAGTCAACCGCCTGCAAGCATGGGTAACCAAGCCGATTGCAGAGCTTAACAAAGCCATGCGCTCAATTGTTAACGATGATAAAAAACATCAGTTTACCCCCAAAGTAACCACGAACGATGAACTAGGTGAACTAGCAAATTGCTTTAACGACATGCAGGTAAAACTACAAGAGCGAGATGTAAAGATCCGAACGACCTTACAGCAGTTTAGTCAAGAAAAAGTCTTTGCTGAAGAAGTTGTCGCAACCGTACAGCACGCGTTACTTGTCATAGATGAAAGTGCCACGATCACACTGGCAAACGACGCTTGTTTTGATGTCCTTGGCGTACCTCAACGCAGCGCTGTTAAGCAAAACTTCATTCAATTACTGAGACCACAACAGCCAGAACGCTTTAAACACCAGTTAACCTCTGTACTGTCGAATAAACAGCATTTCAACCACTATGTGGTTAAGTGCCATAGCCCGCAAACACAAACTGAGCGTACCCTACAAATTGTGAGCCGTCCGCTTTACCACCAAAAGAAGTTCTTATTTGCAATTGAAGATATTACGAAGCAACACCTTGCTCAGAAACAACAACGCCTCGCTGCAAACGTCTTTGACAGTAGCCAAGACGCAATCATAGTGCTTAGCCAGAGCGGCATTATAGAAATGGTCAACCCTGCGTTTGAAAACTTGATTGGGTTTGAGCCTAATGAAGTCATAGGTAAACACTTCCATAGCCTACTGGATATGGCGTCATACCGCTTAATCGAAAACCATATCCGCAATCATCTGAATGAACGTAATTTATGGCAAGGTGAATACCATCAATTACGTCGTGACGGCTCTACTATCCCATTATTATTACGCGTTCACCGACTAACTGATCCGCAAAGCGGCGAAAGTCAGGTGGCAATTGTCGCGTCAGATCTGCGCTCAATTAAAGAAAATGAGCGTCTTGAACGCTTAGCAACCCACGATTCCCTTACCAATTTACCGAACCGCAGTAAATTACACACTCAGATACAAACGCTGCTAACTCATCAGCAACAAAGCAAAGACATTTTTGCCGTATTATTTATCGACCTTGATGGCTTCAAAACGATAAATGACAATTACGGTCATGATGTTGGTGATAGTGTTTTAAAGATAGTCGCCGCTCGAATGTCCCGAACCATTCGCCAAACCGATATGGTTGGCCGCCTTTCTGGTGACGAATTTATTACCGTTATCAATCACGTTGTTGATGCGAGTAAGGTTGAACAAACGAGTGAACGTATTTTGCATAAACTCCATCAGCCTATTAGTCTTGATGAAAATATCATTGAAGTTGGTGCAAGTATTGGCTGTTATTACGTCCATCCAGGGGAGTATCAAAACGTGGATGATATTTTGAGGCGTGCAGATAAAGCTATGTATGAAGCGAAAAGAACAGGGAAAGGAAAAGTTGTTATCTTTAACCCACTCGCTACAGTATCGACAATAAAAACAAAACAGCCCCGCTAG
- a CDS encoding gamma-glutamylcyclotransferase family protein, whose amino-acid sequence MYIFGYGSLINDHSRSRTGQTGRAIPAMVNGLQRHWSKVDGSYKISPLIVVPEAGQCNGVIVEVDRSALAEFDKREHGYHRMRIDSQDVALQNSDQPLSGDVWVYVKDEPLAPCAIQPIMQTYVDTVLAGCLSISDAFAEYFVSSTQGWHHAFENDRHQPKYGNMAGIVDSHLPIIDQLIRSVRQ is encoded by the coding sequence ATGTATATCTTTGGCTATGGTAGCTTGATCAATGATCATTCCCGTTCACGTACAGGGCAAACAGGCCGCGCAATACCAGCAATGGTGAATGGCTTACAGCGTCACTGGAGCAAAGTGGATGGTAGCTACAAAATTTCGCCATTGATTGTTGTTCCTGAGGCGGGCCAGTGTAATGGCGTGATTGTTGAAGTAGACAGATCTGCGTTAGCGGAATTTGATAAACGAGAACATGGTTATCACCGAATGAGGATTGATAGCCAAGATGTTGCGTTACAAAACAGTGATCAACCTTTGTCTGGCGATGTGTGGGTTTACGTAAAAGACGAGCCGTTAGCACCCTGTGCAATTCAACCTATCATGCAGACCTATGTAGATACCGTTTTAGCGGGATGCTTGTCGATCTCTGATGCTTTTGCTGAGTACTTTGTTTCTTCAACCCAAGGTTGGCATCATGCATTTGAAAATGATCGTCATCAGCCTAAATATGGCAATATGGCTGGGATTGTTGATTCGCACTTACCAATCATTGATCAACTTATTCGCTCGGTACGTCAGTAA